In Mercurialis annua linkage group LG6, ddMerAnnu1.2, whole genome shotgun sequence, the following are encoded in one genomic region:
- the LOC126654123 gene encoding RGS1-HXK1-interacting protein 1: MTTVSEESPPSVEKPSSPPISEIAEAIKYKTLEQATPWIDYAIEQALIYQKTIGEAADDATKTLRSRLSEIRSTSSAHFNQTIDSLQDVRSEIVVYEDMLFGKVKDGINVAASHPLITTGVATGLGFVLFKRPRRFLYYNTLRRFVSEEALLSKADAKVKELQQSINLLRAESEKLEKRVSSAEGELIRGRTKLRQAGKQIQGVISSTYKIARQAAGLKDILQELPSREASRFRSQVSNLASEAKRERNALTKEVTKISNYGISV; encoded by the exons ATGACGACAGTTTCAGAAGAATCACCACCATCAGTGGAGAAGCCAAGCTCGCCGCCAATCAGCGAAATAGCTGAAGCAATAAAATACAAAACCCTAGAACAAGCCACTCCATGGATCGATTACGCCATTGAACAAGCTCTTATTTACCAGAAAACAATCGGAGAGGCTGCCGATGACGCCACTAAAACCCTAAGATCTCGCCTCTCCGAAATTCGATCCACTTCGTCCGCTCACTTCAATCAAACCATT GACTCGTTGCAAGATGTGAGGTCTGAGATTGTTGTTTATGAGGATATGCTTTTTGGAAAGGTTAAAG ATGGCATTAATGTTGCGGCTTCACATCCATTGATTACTACCGGCGTTGCTACTGGTTTAGGATTTGTGCTATTTAAAA GGCCGAGACGTTTTTTGTACTATAATACCTTGCGCAGATTTGTTAGTGAAGAG GCATTACTTTCAAAAGCTGATGCTAAAGTAAAGGAATTGCAGCAGTCAATCAACCTCCTTAGGGCTGAAAGTGAGAAGCTAGAG aAAAGAGTATCTTCAGCCGAAGGGGAGTTGATTCGTGGAAGGACAAAACTCAG ACAAGCTGGTAAGCAGATCCAAGGTGTGATTAGCTCAACTTACAAAATTGCTAGACAAGCAGCAG GCTTGAAAGATATCCTTCAGGAACTGCCTAGCCGAGAAGCTTCTAGATTCCGATCGCAA GTCTCTAATCTTGCTTCTGAGGCAAAGCGAGAAAGGAATGCTTTGACCAAGGAGGTCACAAAAATTAGTAACTATGGAATCTCGGTCTGA
- the LOC126686192 gene encoding GATA transcription factor 4-like: protein MDINCINSTTTAPDTYFPVDDLLDFSNDDLSASNSTSTSSPAADHQHHLPPPLNPSSFSAPFNHSLANDDFTNHLFIPSDDAAELEWLSRFVDDSFIDFPSNSLTGTINLRSDTPFSGKARSKRSRAIGAGTATAITMTWSSSLPETATSKSKKGTSNRSSSPITDGGIRRCSHCASEKTPQWRTGPLGPKTLCNACGVRYKSGRLVPEYRPAASPTFVLTQHSNSHRKVLELRRQKEMFVQQQEDPRIYHRHHPQQHDFEVC, encoded by the exons ATGGACATTAATTGCATTAATTCTACTACTACTGCACCAGATACTTACTTCCCCGTCGACGATCTTCTTGATTTCTCCAACGATGATCTCTCCGCCTCCAATTCTACCTCCACCTCCTCCCCCGCCGCTGATCACCAACACCACCTTCCTCCGCCACTAAATCCCTCCTCCTTCTCCGCTCCTTTTAATCATTCTCTCGCTAATGACGACTTCACCAATCATCTCTTTATTCCT AGTGATGATGCAGCTGAGTTAGAGTGGCTATCGCGATTCGTAGACGACTCATTCATCGATTTTCCATCCAACTCACTCACCGGCACCATTAACCTCCGATCCGACACGCCGTTTTCCGGCAAAGCACGTAGCAAAAGGTCAAGAGCAATAGGCGCAGGCACAGCAACTGCTATTACAATGACATGGTCATCTTCTTTGCCGGAAACCGCAACTTCAAAATCAAAGAAGGGAACAAGTAACAGATCATCGTCGCCGATAACTGACGGAGGAATTAGGAGGTGCAGTCACTGTGCTTCAGAGAAGACTCCGCAATGGCGCACTGGTCCACTTGGTCCTAAAACGCTGTGTAATGCGTGTGGAGTAAGGTATAAATCGGGTCGGTTAGTACCCGAGTACAGACCTGCAGCTAGCCCGACGTTTGTGCTGACTCAGCATTCCAACTCACACCGTAAGGTTTTGGAGCTCCGGAGGCAGAAGGAGATGTTTGTACAGCAGCAAGAGGATCCACGTATCTATCACCGTCATCACCCGCAGCAACATGATTTTGAAGTTTGCTAA
- the LOC126686185 gene encoding probable plastid-lipid-associated protein 11, chloroplastic, which produces MATTICFLQPAPLKTEKTLKLNCLYSAPKITCSSVATQSQSAKQHLLTLISDQDRGLKSQKDPEKRALIIQAIDELAELGKGSVTTDNSLSSTWRLLWTTEKEQLFIVEKAPLFGTLAGDVLQVIDVEKNSLNNVITFPPDGVFFVRSNIEIASNQRVNFRFTSAVLRGKTWEIPLPPFGQGWFESVFLDDDIRVAKDIRGDYLVVDRAPYAWKE; this is translated from the exons ATGGCTACTACAATTTGCTTTCTCCAACCAGCTCCCTTGAAAACAGAAAAAACTCTCAAACTCAACTGCTTGTACAGCGCTCCTAAAATCACCTGCTCGTCCGTCGCAACCCAATCCCAATCAGCTAAACAGCATCTCCTCACTCTCATCTCAGACCAAGACCGCGGTCTCAAATCACAGAAAGACCCTGAAAAACGAGCTTTAATTATCCAAGCCATTGATGAACTGGCAGAACTGGGCAAAGGATCCGTCACCACCGATAATTCACTGTCTTCCACGTGGCGGTTGCTTTGGACTACAGAGAAGGAACAGCTTTTCATTGTGGAGAAAGCGCCGCTGTTTGGTACCCTAGCTGGCGACGTTTTACAGGTCATTGACGTTGAGAAAAACTCTCTCAATAATGTCATCACTTTCCCTCCCGACGGTGTTTTTTTTGTTAGGTCAAATATTGAAATCGCTTCTAATCAGAGAGTTAATTTCAG ATTTACAAGTGCGGTTTTGAGAGGGAAAACTTGGGAGATTCCGTTACCTCCGTTTGGACAGGGCTG GTTTGAGTCGGTGTTCCTTGATGATGACATTCGAGTAGCGAAGGATATCAGAGGAGATTATTTAGTTGTTGACCGGGCTCCTTATGCCTGGAAAGAATGA